A region of Pyxidicoccus parkwaysis DNA encodes the following proteins:
- a CDS encoding STM4014 family protein: MMSPPFILIGNAENRRVTLFQEALARQGLPPARVVPWVDFLSTPALLADLPDTEALVRIDSAGESWDVEKALLRRGHADALKAGCATITPEEVDALEYDHGRILFPRQHHLGFLRTLSELEAIFAAHPRWRVLQQPASIADLFDKRVTSRKYAALGVPVPEWLDGVTDPESLRQRMHEQDCREVFVKLSCGSSASCLAIYRRGRTRDTLVTTIEQAATGWYNSLKVRRIDEPARVDEVLGFLLTEGSQVEHAIPKARLGGDYFDCRVLMVRGEPAFTVVRQSRHPITNLHLGGWRGDLDELRAAVPPNEWDEALQSCRTVARAHDCLHVGIDLMFEDFFTGHRVLEANAFGDLLPNLRRDGLTVYEWEIREALRGT, from the coding sequence ATGATGTCGCCACCGTTCATCCTCATCGGCAACGCCGAGAACCGCCGCGTCACCCTCTTCCAAGAGGCGCTGGCGCGGCAGGGACTCCCTCCCGCGCGGGTGGTGCCCTGGGTGGACTTCCTCTCCACCCCCGCGCTCCTCGCGGACCTGCCGGACACGGAGGCGCTGGTCCGCATCGACTCGGCGGGCGAGAGCTGGGACGTGGAGAAGGCGCTGCTCCGGCGCGGCCACGCGGACGCGCTCAAGGCCGGCTGCGCCACCATCACTCCGGAGGAAGTGGACGCGCTGGAGTATGACCACGGGCGCATCCTCTTCCCCCGGCAGCACCACCTGGGCTTCCTGCGCACGCTCTCGGAGTTGGAGGCCATCTTCGCGGCGCACCCGCGCTGGAGGGTGCTCCAGCAGCCCGCGAGCATCGCGGACCTCTTCGACAAGCGTGTCACCTCGCGAAAGTACGCGGCGCTCGGCGTGCCGGTGCCGGAGTGGCTCGACGGCGTGACGGACCCTGAGTCGCTTCGCCAGCGGATGCACGAGCAGGACTGCCGCGAGGTGTTCGTGAAGCTGTCCTGCGGCTCGTCCGCGTCGTGCCTCGCCATCTACCGGCGCGGGCGCACGCGGGACACGCTGGTCACCACCATCGAGCAGGCGGCGACGGGCTGGTACAACTCCCTGAAGGTGCGCCGCATCGACGAGCCCGCGCGCGTGGACGAGGTGCTGGGCTTCCTCCTCACCGAGGGCTCACAGGTGGAGCACGCCATCCCCAAGGCGCGCCTGGGCGGCGACTACTTCGACTGCCGCGTCCTGATGGTGCGCGGTGAGCCTGCCTTCACGGTGGTGAGACAGAGCCGGCACCCGATTACCAACCTCCACCTGGGCGGCTGGCGGGGGGACCTGGACGAACTGCGCGCCGCCGTCCCGCCCAACGAATGGGACGAAGCCCTGCAGAGCTGCCGCACCGTGGCGCGCGCCCATGACTGTCTCCACGTGGGCATCGACCTGATGTTCGAGGACTTCTTCACCGGGCACCGCGTGCTGGAGGCCAACGCCTTCGGCGACCTGCTCCCCAACCTGCGCCGCGACGGGCTCACCGTGTACGAGTGGGAGATTCGCGAGGCCCTGCGCGGCACCTGA
- a CDS encoding FG-GAP repeat domain-containing protein, which produces MAYLGQQGDVPFPADYDGNGVADLAVWRPSDGTWRIRYGCTGTDAPVTHWGMYGDLPVPADYDGDGKADLAVWRPNVDPNPSSSVWYYRRSSDGTAGSRAWGFGPGGDIAVKLYSTP; this is translated from the coding sequence GTGGCGTACCTCGGCCAGCAGGGGGACGTGCCCTTCCCCGCCGACTATGACGGCAACGGAGTGGCGGACCTCGCCGTGTGGCGGCCGTCCGACGGCACGTGGCGCATCCGGTATGGCTGCACCGGCACCGACGCCCCGGTTACGCACTGGGGCATGTACGGAGATTTGCCCGTGCCCGCCGACTACGACGGCGACGGCAAGGCGGACCTGGCCGTGTGGCGGCCCAACGTCGACCCGAACCCCAGCTCCAGCGTCTGGTACTACCGCCGCAGCTCGGACGGCACCGCCGGCTCGCGGGCCTGGGGCTTCGGCCCCGGCGGAGACATCGCGGTGAAGCTCTACTCCACGCCCTGA
- a CDS encoding TetR/AcrR family transcriptional regulator — translation MKNEESTQSRRQPRQERSRQTVEAVLDAVPRVLKRHGAGAVTTNRIAEVAGVSIGSLYQYFPDKQAIFNALHERHVEDVKHRMERAVAQCATSTIDEFAACLVEGLADAHLVEPELHEMISAAVPASSLGFKEALQMAFERVIPSPEAGTSRPHAGDRMLFVLPHLVEALVHAVPQARPPFTVDRAKGEVIRTVLHFLDRP, via the coding sequence ATGAAGAACGAAGAGAGCACGCAGAGCCGCCGCCAGCCGCGGCAGGAGCGCTCGCGGCAGACGGTGGAGGCCGTCCTCGATGCCGTCCCCAGAGTGCTCAAGAGGCACGGAGCCGGAGCGGTCACCACCAACCGCATTGCGGAGGTGGCGGGGGTCAGCATCGGCTCTCTGTACCAGTACTTCCCGGACAAGCAGGCCATCTTCAATGCCCTTCATGAGCGCCATGTGGAGGATGTGAAGCACAGAATGGAACGTGCCGTGGCCCAATGCGCCACGAGTACCATCGACGAGTTCGCGGCCTGCCTGGTGGAAGGACTGGCGGATGCCCACCTCGTTGAGCCTGAGCTCCACGAGATGATCTCCGCCGCAGTCCCGGCTTCCTCGCTCGGGTTCAAGGAAGCCCTTCAGATGGCATTCGAGCGGGTGATTCCATCACCCGAGGCCGGCACGTCCCGCCCGCATGCGGGCGACCGGATGTTGTTCGTCCTGCCTCACCTGGTCGAGGCGCTGGTACACGCCGTGCCCCAGGCGCGCCCTCCCTTCACGGTTGATCGCGCCAAGGGCGAAGTCATCCGGACGGTCCTCCATTTCCTGGACCGGCCATGA
- a CDS encoding NmrA family NAD(P)-binding protein, giving the protein MTFLVTGATGHIGSLVTHRLIRGGHRPRVFVRDAARARALFGDEVDMHVGDLARPGPALRKALAGSDGVFLLNSGPRLAGRDRVVVQVAVEAGVKHMVKLSTLDVRTGVGTGPWHARGEDAIRQSGMPYTFIQSAAFMSNVLGWAQSIATEGVLRSSTGQGRIAFIHPDDLADVITHALTTGEHIGESLVVTGPEALSYAAMAAKIGAVIGKEVRYEELSDEEAHEAALAYGGGRQYADALVDIWRAIRDGRLTTVSDGVERILGRKPLAFDRWLHQNAEAFQ; this is encoded by the coding sequence ATGACATTCTTGGTGACTGGCGCGACAGGTCATATCGGCTCTCTCGTCACCCATCGCCTCATCAGAGGTGGGCATCGTCCCCGCGTCTTTGTCCGGGATGCAGCCCGAGCACGGGCGCTGTTCGGCGACGAGGTTGACATGCACGTCGGCGACCTGGCCAGGCCAGGCCCCGCTCTACGGAAGGCACTCGCCGGCAGCGACGGCGTGTTTCTCCTCAACAGCGGGCCACGCCTCGCCGGTCGGGACCGAGTCGTCGTTCAGGTCGCTGTGGAGGCGGGTGTCAAGCACATGGTGAAGCTCTCGACGCTGGACGTCCGGACCGGGGTGGGGACCGGCCCATGGCACGCGCGCGGCGAGGACGCGATCCGACAGAGCGGTATGCCGTACACGTTCATCCAGTCAGCCGCCTTCATGTCGAACGTGCTCGGTTGGGCTCAGTCGATTGCCACGGAGGGGGTCCTCCGTTCCTCTACCGGGCAAGGGAGGATCGCCTTCATTCATCCCGACGACCTCGCCGACGTCATCACCCACGCACTCACGACGGGCGAGCACATAGGAGAGTCACTGGTGGTCACCGGACCCGAGGCGCTGAGCTACGCAGCCATGGCGGCCAAGATTGGCGCGGTCATCGGGAAGGAGGTCCGCTACGAGGAACTCTCAGACGAAGAAGCCCACGAGGCTGCACTCGCATACGGGGGTGGCCGGCAGTATGCGGACGCTCTTGTGGACATCTGGCGTGCCATTCGAGACGGCAGACTGACGACTGTCTCTGACGGCGTTGAGCGGATCCTCGGCCGCAAGCCCCTCGCCTTCGACCGCTGGCTCCATCAGAACGCCGAAGCCTTTCAGTGA